In Inquilinus sp. Marseille-Q2685, the following proteins share a genomic window:
- a CDS encoding arsenite methyltransferase, whose product MNTSETRKLVRDRYAGIATAGGSCCGPASGSACCGSDRGVDAKAARMGYSEAELRAVPDGANLGLGCGNPQAIAGLKPGEVVVDLGSGAGFDCLLAARQVGPEGRVIGIDMTHEMLAKARENAARAGARNVEFRLGEIEHLPVPDNTADVIVSNCVINLVPDQAQVFREAFRVLKPGGRLAITDMVNIRPLPADLAADEALICGCVAGAAAPSAVEGWLQAAGFAEIAIRVKSDSRELVSDWAPERAVETYVASATLEAVKPITQAGA is encoded by the coding sequence ATGAACACGTCCGAGACCAGGAAACTGGTGCGGGATCGGTATGCGGGGATCGCCACCGCCGGTGGATCCTGCTGCGGTCCTGCCTCCGGCTCCGCCTGCTGCGGTTCCGATCGAGGCGTCGATGCCAAAGCAGCCCGGATGGGCTACTCCGAGGCCGAGCTTCGGGCCGTCCCGGACGGAGCCAATCTGGGCCTCGGCTGTGGCAATCCCCAGGCCATCGCCGGTTTGAAGCCGGGCGAGGTCGTGGTCGATCTCGGGAGCGGCGCCGGGTTCGATTGCCTTCTGGCGGCACGGCAAGTCGGCCCGGAGGGGCGGGTAATCGGGATCGACATGACCCACGAGATGCTGGCCAAGGCGCGTGAGAATGCGGCACGGGCTGGTGCGAGGAATGTCGAATTCCGGCTCGGAGAGATCGAGCACCTCCCGGTTCCCGACAACACTGCCGACGTGATCGTGTCGAACTGCGTGATCAACCTCGTGCCCGACCAGGCCCAGGTCTTCCGCGAGGCATTCCGGGTTCTGAAGCCGGGTGGGCGCCTGGCGATCACCGACATGGTGAACATCCGTCCGCTGCCGGCCGATCTGGCCGCCGACGAGGCGCTGATCTGCGGCTGTGTCGCAGGGGCTGCAGCACCGAGCGCGGTCGAGGGCTGGCTTCAGGCGGCCGGCTTCGCCGAGATCGCGATTCGGGTCAAGTCGGATAGTCGCGAGCTCGTGTCAGACTGGGCGCCGGAGCGAGCCGTCGAGACGTATGTCGCGTCCGCGACGCTCGAAGCGGTCAAGCCCATCACTCAGGCCGGCGCGTAG
- a CDS encoding PadR family transcriptional regulator, with product MSKPAKPLEVVPRQAPEYTSRSYWSGTIKMSLSKFFILRVLHDRPMHGYDIARAVELTTNGCCSPTEGTIYPVLRDFEEGGYVTSETELVCGRQRKTYTLTDKGRDAFRVGVEAWMEVTAALVETGTLVERAGKGGCCT from the coding sequence ATGTCCAAGCCCGCCAAGCCCCTTGAGGTCGTTCCCCGTCAGGCCCCTGAATACACCAGCCGGTCGTACTGGAGCGGCACGATCAAGATGTCGCTGTCGAAGTTTTTCATCCTGCGCGTTCTGCATGACCGGCCGATGCACGGCTACGACATCGCCCGCGCCGTCGAGCTGACGACCAACGGCTGCTGCTCGCCCACGGAGGGGACGATCTATCCGGTCCTCCGGGACTTCGAGGAGGGTGGCTACGTGACGTCGGAGACCGAACTGGTGTGTGGACGACAGCGGAAGACCTACACCCTGACGGACAAGGGGCGAGATGCCTTCCGCGTCGGCGTCGAAGCCTGGATGGAGGTGACGGCCGCGCTGGTCGAGACGGGCACGCTCGTCGAGCGGGCCGGGAAGGGCGGCTGCTGCACCTGA